The following coding sequences are from one Odocoileus virginianus isolate 20LAN1187 ecotype Illinois chromosome 7, Ovbor_1.2, whole genome shotgun sequence window:
- the LRRC18 gene encoding leucine-rich repeat-containing protein 18, whose translation MAKGAKGPKGKKITLAVAKNCIKITFDGKKRLDLSKMGITTFPKCILRLTDVDELDLSRNLIKKIPDAISKFQNLRWLDLHSNYIDKLPETIGQMTSLLYLNVSNNRLTTNGLPVELNQLKNVRTVNLGLNHLDSVPTTLGALRELHEVGLHDNLLSNIPNSISKLPKLKKLNTKRNPFPKAESSDMFVDSIRRLDNLYLVEEKDLCGSCLRKCQQARDKLNKIKSMATATPRKAIFSTLVSPNSMAKESQEDWRIRSTSP comes from the exons ATGGCCAAGGGAGCAAAAGGCCCCAAGGGCAAAAAGATCACCCTCGCTGTGGCCAAGAATTGTATCAAGATCACATTTGATGGAAAGAAACGTCTTGACTTGAGCAAGATGGGAATTACCACCTTTCCCAAGTGTATTTTGCGACTCACTGATGTGGATGAGCTCGACCTTAGCCGGAATTTGATCAAGAAGATTCCTGATGCCATCTCCAAGTTCCAGAACCTGCGGTGGCTGGACTTGCACAGCAACTATATTGACAAGCTCCCCGAGACCATCGGTCAGATGACCTCTCTGCTCTACCTCAACGTCAGCAACAACAGGCTGACCACCAACGGGCTGCCCGTAGAGCTCAACCAGCTCAAGAATGTCCGCACTGTGAATTTAGGCCTGAACCATCTGGACAGCGTGCCCACCACACTGGGTGCTCTGAGGGAGCTCCATGAGGTGGGGCTCCATGACAACCTGCTGAGCAACATTCCCAACAGCATCTCCAAGCTCCCCAAGCTGAAAAAGCTCAACACAAAGCGAAATCCCTTTCCCAAGGCAGAGTCGTCGGATATGTTTGTGGATTCCATCAGGAGGCTGGACAACCTATATCTGGTGGAAGAGAAGGATCTGTGTGGGTCTTGCCTGAGAAAATGCCAACAGGCCCGGGACAAGCTGAACAAAATCAAGAGCATGGCCACAGCGACACCAAGAAAGGCCATCTTTTCCACTTTGGTCTCACCCAACTCCATGGCCAAGGAATCCCAAGAAGATTGGAG GATACGCTCAACATCACCCTAG